The DNA sequence ATTTAAACTAGCCAAATGCACTCTTATCTGATGCGTCCTGCCTGTTTTTATGGCAACTTTTACAAGCGTTTTTTTACCTGTAACCATGAGTGGCGAAATTTCACTGATCGCTTCTTTGCCATCTTTTGATATCTTTGAAAAGGCGCCATTTTTATTTTTTATCGTTAAGATCGGCTCATTTACGACCACTTCCTCGCTCATGATACCCCTAACTGCGGCCACATAATTTTTCTCAACCTTCATCTTTTTAAACTCATTTATAGCAAGTGCTGCAAATTCGTCATTTTTTACAAGAAGCAGCACGCCACTTGTATCCTTATCGAGCCTATGAAGGAGTGGAAATTTATAAATTTGACTGATTTTTTCGCTAGTTATAGCAGCAGGCTTATTTATGGCTATTAAATTTTCATCTTCAAATATAACGCTTGGTTTTGGCATCTCTTCGACGTTAAATTTAGTATTTTCACTCATTAGCGCTCGAGCTATCATCACCTTTTGCCCCTTAGCATAGACTAGACCACTATCTATTAGCTCCTTTGCCTCATTGTTTGAGATATTTTTTTGTTTGGCTAAAATTTTATACGCTTTTTCTTCACTCATAAAGTGCTCCTTATATCTTCTATGATCGTATCAGCGCTGGCCTGTACGGCGATCTTGCTCTTTTTGGCACCACTATCTATTATGCCGCCGATCTCGCTAGCTTTTGCGATATAGATGTTTTCAACTAAGCCAAATAATGCCTTTTGGTTAAATATAAACTCGCCACTTATTATCACTGGGTTAAATTGTGCGCACTCGATTGGGTTATGCCCGCCAATATTTGGCACAAAACTGCCTCCAAGCACTACTATATCGCTAATAGCATAGACATTTACAAGCTCGCCTAAAGTATCAAGCAAATTTATCTTTGCTTCAAATTTATGCGTTTGGCTAAATTTAGCAAAGCTAAAATCATGTTTTTTAGCGTAATCGCTCGCTAGCTTTTCAACCTCTGCAAATCTCTCAGGATGGCGCGGTGCGATGATTAATAGATCATTTTCTTTTAAATTTAAATTTTCTAAAATCATCTCTTCTTCGCCAGCGTGAGTACTTGCTAGCACGATTACTCTAGCTTTTGGCTTTTCATAAACTCTACTCACACTTGGCAAAAATGCAGCTTTTATGTTACCAACGACCTCTATCTCGCCTGCTCCAAGTGACTTTAGCCGCTCTTTATCAAGCTCGCTTTGGGCGTAAATTTTATCTATAAATTTAAAAAGATATCTATAGAAAAAGCCAAATTTCAAGTAGCTTTTGTAGCTTCTGTCTGAAATTCTCGCATTTATTAATATCACACGGCTGCCTTTTAGCTTTGCCATGAAAACTAGCATAAGCCAAAGCTCAGCCTCAAAAATAACTAAAATTTTGCTCTTTTTTAGCCAAAACGGCAAAAAAATTTCAAACGGTAAAAATCTCGCGTTAGAGCAAATTTTACTTGCCGCTTCAAAGCCAGTATTTGTCACTACACTTATGGCTTTGCTGTCAAATTTTTGCATCAAAGGTTTAAGTGCTTGCACTTCACCAAACGAGCAAGCGTGAAAATGCACATCTGCATCTTGAAATTTAGGATTATTAAAGAGGAAAAAACGTGCTGGAATCGACTTATGATACTTTTTTTTAAAACTTAAAATAAATAGTAGGATAGCCCCAAAGAGATAGAGTATTGAGGCTAGAAAGTAATATATTATTATCACGAAATGTGTTATTGCTCTTGTTTATATAAGATTCTGCCACAATGCGGACATGTAACGATATCTTCGCCCTTGATAACAGCAGAGAAAGTTTTGTCGTTTATCTGCATAAAGCAACCATAACAAGCTTGTTTTTTTACAGGAACAACGGCTGTGTTGTGAGCCCATTTTCTAATTTTTTCATAAAATGCTAGAATTTTTTGATTCATAGTGGCGATAAGCTTGTCTTTTTTAGCATAAACTTCTTTACGTTCTTTTTCGATATTTTCAAGCTCAGATGAAGTTTTGCTTTTTATATTTTTTAAATTCTCTTCAAGTTCAGCTTTTTTTGAACCAAGCTCATCTTTTTGACTGTTTTTACTATCTATTAGCTTCTCAAGTCTAGCAATCTCTTCATTTGCAGCCTCAAGTTGCTCTTTTGCAATATCTTCTTCAAGACTTAGAGCTTTTATCTCCTTTTCGCTTTTTGCACTTGAGCTTTTTTTAGCTACATCTTTTATCTTTGCGCTAAACTCGGCAATATGAGCATTTGTGCCTGATTTTTGAGACTTTAAGTCATTCACCTCTTCATCTAGTCTTTCTATATTGACCGTTATGGTTTCGCACTCTTCTTCTATATTTTTATAAGCCTTTTCTATGTCTTGAATGCGTGGTATAAAGCCATCTATTTGTTTATCAAGATCAGATAATTCAACTAATTGTTGTAAGTATTTATTCATAATGTTTCCTTTTTTGTTAGCAATATGTAAATGGATTTTTGGAATTGCGTATTATAACTTCAATTTTCAGATTTTGCAAATATTTTGCTAAAAAATCACCAAAATAACGTTCACTTTCATAGTGATTTATATCGATTAAATTTAGCCCATTTTCCTTTGCATAAAGAGCTTGATGATACTTTAGATCACCAGTCAAAAAGACGTCTGCTTTGACTTCTTGGATGAGATCTGCGCCACTTCCAGTGCAGATACAAATTTTAGAAATTTCATCTTTTGCATGAACCACTCTTAAATTTTCTAATCCAAGTTTTTCTTTTACAAATTTACAAAGCTTGCTAAATTTCATCTTCACATCAGCGTAGATCAAAAAACTCTCTTTGCTTGAAATTTCAAGCCCCAAAACCTGCGTTACAAATTTTTCATTTAAAAATGCAAGGTCAGCATTTGTGTGAAGCGAGATGAGCGAGATATTTTTTATCATCATCTCTCTTATGAGTGAGCTTGGATAAAGGCTGTAGTCTAGGCTCTTTAGCCCCTTAAAAATGAGCGGATGGTGAGTGATGATGAGCGAATTTGGCAAGACATTTTGCAAAAGTTCGCTATCTAGATCAAGGCTTAGATAAATTCGCTCAAATTCACTATCAAATGAGCCAACTTGAAGGCCACTATTATCCCAAGGCTCTTGGCTCGCAAACGGGCAAATTTCATCTAAAATTTTATAAATTTCAGCTATTTTCATAAAATTTTACTTTTGCTCTAGGCTCTCTTTATAAGTTAGCGCACACTCTTTGGCCAGCTCGCGGATTTTTAAAATGTAGTCTTGCCTTTGCGTTACGCTGATGGCTCCGCGCGCGTCAAGGACATTAAAAGTATGCGCTGCTAGCATACAATAATCATACGCAGGCAGCGAAATTTTAGCCTCCAAGCAGCGTTTGCACTCGTTAAATGCATTTTCAAACTGGTTAAAAAGCATATCAACATTTGCCACTTCAAAGTTATATTTACTCCACTCAAATTCGCCCTGTTTATGCACGTCGGCGTATGTTACGATATTACCATTCCTATCGTCCCAAACGATATCGTAGACGCTATTTACATCTTGTAGATACATGGCCAAACGCTCAAGGCCGTATGTTATCTCACCAGAGATTAGC is a window from the Campylobacter concisus genome containing:
- a CDS encoding RluA family pseudouridine synthase is translated as MSEEKAYKILAKQKNISNNEAKELIDSGLVYAKGQKVMIARALMSENTKFNVEEMPKPSVIFEDENLIAINKPAAITSEKISQIYKFPLLHRLDKDTSGVLLLVKNDEFAALAINEFKKMKVEKNYVAAVRGIMSEEVVVNEPILTIKNKNGAFSKISKDGKEAISEISPLMVTGKKTLVKVAIKTGRTHQIRVHLASLNLPIVGDEKYGKNRANRMFLHAYSIALLNYKFKAPIPKEFNTLGFELSNKFEI
- the waaA gene encoding lipid IV(A) 3-deoxy-D-manno-octulosonic acid transferase gives rise to the protein MIIIYYFLASILYLFGAILLFILSFKKKYHKSIPARFFLFNNPKFQDADVHFHACSFGEVQALKPLMQKFDSKAISVVTNTGFEAASKICSNARFLPFEIFLPFWLKKSKILVIFEAELWLMLVFMAKLKGSRVILINARISDRSYKSYLKFGFFYRYLFKFIDKIYAQSELDKERLKSLGAGEIEVVGNIKAAFLPSVSRVYEKPKARVIVLASTHAGEEEMILENLNLKENDLLIIAPRHPERFAEVEKLASDYAKKHDFSFAKFSQTHKFEAKINLLDTLGELVNVYAISDIVVLGGSFVPNIGGHNPIECAQFNPVIISGEFIFNQKALFGLVENIYIAKASEIGGIIDSGAKKSKIAVQASADTIIEDIRSTL
- a CDS encoding zinc ribbon domain-containing protein — translated: MNKYLQQLVELSDLDKQIDGFIPRIQDIEKAYKNIEEECETITVNIERLDEEVNDLKSQKSGTNAHIAEFSAKIKDVAKKSSSAKSEKEIKALSLEEDIAKEQLEAANEEIARLEKLIDSKNSQKDELGSKKAELEENLKNIKSKTSSELENIEKERKEVYAKKDKLIATMNQKILAFYEKIRKWAHNTAVVPVKKQACYGCFMQINDKTFSAVIKGEDIVTCPHCGRILYKQEQ
- a CDS encoding Nif3-like dinuclear metal center hexameric protein, coding for MKIAEIYKILDEICPFASQEPWDNSGLQVGSFDSEFERIYLSLDLDSELLQNVLPNSLIITHHPLIFKGLKSLDYSLYPSSLIREMMIKNISLISLHTNADLAFLNEKFVTQVLGLEISSKESFLIYADVKMKFSKLCKFVKEKLGLENLRVVHAKDEISKICICTGSGADLIQEVKADVFLTGDLKYHQALYAKENGLNLIDINHYESERYFGDFLAKYLQNLKIEVIIRNSKNPFTYC